In the Desulfosporosinus acidiphilus SJ4 genome, ATAATCAGCAGGGCCGGCCCGTGTGCTAAAACAAGGAGAAGTGAACCCAATATACTTAAAATCAAACCCAAGTACGTAATTTTCTTGCGGCCTACCCTATCCGCAATTCCCCCCGCAGCTACGATGAAAATACCCGAAAACAAGGCTGTTAAACTAATCCCTATATTAAGAATATCGAGCGAAATGCCTAAGTCTGCCTGGACAGCCGGAACAATATTGACCATAGCCTGAGCAAAGAGCCAAAATGTAATCACGCCAAAGACAATACCCGTAATCATCTTATTTGTACCTTTATAACTTGTACTCATAGGGCAACCTCCTTAAAAATTAAGAATGAATAATGATCGATCACTGAGCACATTATACAAAAATATTGCGTAACAAATAAGCGTATTTTTGACCAGTTATGGCTTATGAATAATAATCTTCTTAACGTTAGTAAAGATACGTAAAAAAACAGCCTTTATAATTTGACCTTAATTGTTGAATTGGGTAGTCAATAATTTTCAGCCAACTAATATACCAATCTAAAAAGATAAGATACCTTTTACGAGGATTGATAGCACAATTTTGCAAAAAAATTGAGCCAATAGCTTTTAGCCATTAGCTCATCACACGACATTCCAGCATAATACCGACATAGGAGCCGAAATGATATCAACGTGCCTCGACCGCGGACAATGTCGTAAGGGTCTCAGTAGAGACTAAATCAGACAAGCAGCCATTTGCCAGAATGATCGGGGTATTGTGATTGGCCGCAAAGAACTTCCTGCAGAATTCTTCATCAATCTTCAATATTTGCTGTACAATGGGGACATCTTGTAGCCTTGATATTGATTTCCGAAAAACAAAACGGACACGTTTTATTTTTCGGAGCCTCTGCGGTACAACCGGAAGTTGTCTCTCAGGGATATAACTAAACTCTCTGGCCTTATGACTGAATCTCTAGCGCCTATACCTTTGCTGTGAACCCCCTTCTCACCGGTTTATCCCAGCCACCGGGTTTTTTCAGCATGTTCAAATAGCCCCCCACGCGCCATAAACTAAAAAGCTGTCTGGGGCCAAAATTCTCAATTATGGCGTAAATTATTAGTAGCATGATATCACGCAGCTTGAAATACGTCTTGTCTTTTTCCGCAATGAGTAACGAAGAGACGGATACAAGCACACCCATTAAAATGGTAGATATAAAGAGAAGAAGGGCAATTTGAGCATTTAGTAACCCTAATATAAAAGCTGCGATGACCATGAGATAACCCAAGGCTTCAAGAAGAGGACCGATCATCTCAAAGAATAGAAAATAAGGCATGGCAACAATCCCTATTCTGCCATATCTCGGATTAAACAACATCGTTTTATGAAACGTTAAGATGTCTATCAGACCCTTGTGCCAGCGATAGCGCTGTTTCTTTAAACTTTCGAGATCTTCAGGGACTTCCGTCCAGCAATTGGCATTGAAGGCGTAACAAATTCTATAGTTTTGGCCCAACTCTCTCATTAACCTGCTGATACGAACAACTAACTCCATATCTTCGCCTACAGTATCTTTAGCATATTTACCGCTGCTCGTGAGATACCCGCCAACGCTGATAACTCGTTCCTTTCGGAAGAGGCCAAATGCTCCGGAAATAATGAGCAAACTATTCGTTAAAGCCCAGCCCAAACGCCCGGCCATAAACGCCCTGATATATTCGATGGTTTGAAATCGCGCTAACGGATTCTCGGGTATCCGAACATCTTTAATTTGCCCCCGTTCAATGGTACACCCATTGATAGGAAAGATATTTCCGCCTAACGCCGGTGTTTCAACACCCTTGTCTAACGTCAGTGAAGCTAATTTAAGCAAAGCATCATCTTCAAGCAGAGAATCGGCATCAATCCCACAGAAATATTCTTTGTTGGAGATATTGATTCCTGCGTTTAGGGAGTCAGCTTTCCCCCCATTATCCTTGTCTACAACAATAAGTTTGGGAATTGAACGATTCTGATAAACCCCTCGTATAGGCTTCGTGTTTAATTTATTGTCAAACACATAATCAACCCTCATCAGATCAAAATAGTTAATTAACACTTCCAGAGTATTATCTTTTGATCCGTCATTAACAATGACAAGTTCATAGTCGGGGTATTTGAGATTAAGCAGTGAATTAGCACTCTCAATAATCGTTTTTTCTTCATTGTAGGCCGGAGCAATAATCGAAATAGTGGGAAGCATTTTAGGCTTAAACAAGAGGGAAAGACTTTTTATCCTCCATAGTTTGAGCTGTTTTTTTACATTAACATAGGAAAGTGCCAGCAGGGTCAGATAGATCAAATTAATGGTTATAGAGTAATAAGCTAGGTAATAGTTAAAATCGATGACAAATAGCTTGACTTGTTCCGCAAGAGGGGCTGTAAAAAGAATATCCTGATGCCTTAGGCAATAAAGAGTGGGGAAAAATACAAGGATTGAGAACAAGATAAGATAAAGGCTGCGGATAAGCTTCCAGTCCTTTTGTTCTTCCTTTTTAGCCGGTATCTCCTCAGTCTTAATCAGACCACATTTATGGACAAGTCTCTCATTTAAGTAGCGCTTAAATTCGTTCTTATGTTTGTCAGATTGCCTGATGACGTCTTTAATAATCGCCAACAGTTCATTTTCAAGGTCCAAGTCCTTGTTTTTATTTAAGAAATCAATAACTTCGCTGGTATGTCCTAGAAGAATGACCTGCTTAATAATGTCTCCGACCGCTTTTCCGTCCTGTTTACCCAATTTCATAATGAAATAAGCTATTTTATTAGCCAGAATTTCGGATAACCTGAGGCGAACCGCGGAGTCTTTTTCTTTTTCGAATTGCTTTACTACCACATGGATATAACTGGGATTGCGTTCAATGATTTTGGTAACGGAATTAACCACACTTCTGGCATTGCCCTCATTGTTCAGCAGAGAAAGCACCTTGGTTAAATTACCCAGCGTCTTAATGTTGGCCAGTGATTGAATCGCAAGGTTTCTAAGCTCTATATCCTCGGAACTTAAGTACTTAGGATGATCCAAAACTTTAGGATAATAGCGCGCCAATATATCAGCGGCCTTGTAAACCAATTTAGTATAGTTTTCCTTATAATTGACACTGACGGGAAGTACTTGGTGTCTTTGGCACACGTAAGATGAGCTGACTGCTCCTTGGAATTTACAAACGCCTTTGTCCTGATCCTCTGATCCAGCATAAAAAATGCAGTTACGGCATGCTTTCTCAGTACTAGCTCCATAGAGAGTCTGAAGTTTCTTAATGGCTTCCTCTTTACAATCGATTAATTCCAGCAAATAGTCTTTTACAGTCTCAGAAAAATTGACAGACGCAAAATCTACAATGAGTTCCTTAATCTCAATAAGTTCGCTGCCGGAAATTTGAGTTAAATAGGCGTTGAAAGCGTCCCCAAAGTCTGAGATTAACATATTTACCCGTTCTCTATACCAACGATGAGAATTTTTTAATGAGGAAACGAGCACCGGCAGTGATTCAGGGTCAGCAATCTCCGTCAAAGCATTGGCAATATATAATTTGACAGGATAATCTTTTTCCCGCAAAATAGCCTTTTCCATTGCTATCCGAGCAGCATCGTTTCCCATGAACCCAAGAAAAACAGCTGCCTCAATTCTCTTTATTCGGGACCTGGATTTAAGCTTTTGCAAATAGTTCCTATTGGATTTGAATATATCCACGGCTTTGTTGACATTTCCAATAGTTTGCTCATTCAGTTCAATAGTCTCCCTAAGATTTAAATAGTTGATAATCAAACCTTTTTGTTTTAGATCGACAATTTTTCCCGATAATAATTTCAACAATCTTCGTTGCTGTTCTAATGATATCCCTTCAGCTATAGAATTGTGGAGTCTTCCGTACAGCAAGCTGCCAATTATAACGAGATTTAAAGCGCTTAAGAAAAAGACAACAACCATGCTAAGCTGAATACTATAGTTCATAGAAAAGCTGCTCCTTTGACCCTATTGGTAACTAAACCAAGTAATTCAGAAAGCATAAAGGGTTTTTTAAGATAATGGTCTATATTTAAGCTCATGGCTCTCTTGACCGAATCGTCATTTTTTAAATGTGAGATGAGAATAAAGGGAATATTCTTGGTATGGGATTGAGACAAAAGTTTTTCGCGGACTAAAAAGCCGTCTATTTTCGGGATCATAACGTCTGAAATAATGAGATCCAAGCTTTGCCTTTCAGCAATCTCCAGGGCTTGTTCCCCGTCGTTCGCTGTAAAAACTTGATAATTTAAACTTTCCAGGAAGGTTTTCAAAACATCGATACTCATAGCATCGTTATCTACTACCAAAATTCTGCCTAGCTCCTCTTGATAGGTTTCTACCGAAGAGCTTTGACACACGATGTTCATACCCATATTTTTGGCAAGCCTTACTCTCATGAGGGCAATATTATACAATGCTTCAGCAGGATCGTTGACATAGGTATCCAGATCCCTTATTTCTTCCAAACTAATGACCCCAATGGATACCGTTATTTTCTCAATAAACTTATTGGAAGCGGCGATCTCATTTCGAACCTTTTCTGCAAATTCTACAGCTGTTTCCTTTAAGATGTGCGGAAGATAGCAGGCAAAGGATGCACCCTGAAGCCTAAATAAAACCGTATTTTCATCTTTGAGGTCATTTATTATGTAAACAATGTTCTTTAAAACCTCATCAACTTCTTTATCGCCGTATGAGAATTTGATTTTAGCCATATTGTCGGTATTAATAAGGATTAGAGCCGGGTTTTGATAAAACTGTTCAGTAAGTAAATCTTTCAGTTCACTCTCCAGATAATTTCTAAAAAATTGATAGTTATATAAACCCGTAACAGGACATTTAATAAGACTCTCCTGAGCCTCTCTAACACTGTTATTAAGTTTATCATTCATTTCCTTAAGTCTTACGTTTTCGTTCGTTAGATTGACAGCTTCTTCTTCAGCTCGCTTTAAGGTTGTAATAAATACCTCCGGAATTGAGATATCATATTCCTCGGCTAACCGTTTGACAAAAGGTTCAATGACTATAAGCCACTGTAGTCCTTTGCGAGCCAAAAAACGTTCGAACAGCAAATTCCACAGTACCTTACCTGTATAATTATAATCGGAAATTTCCAAAGTCTCTTGATCAAAACTGATATCTAAGTCATTAATTGCTTCAAGTACTTCGGTCTTGTTAAAAATAGCTGCATAGCGCTTAAAGACTAAGCTGCAGATTAATTGATACCCGCCAGACTTAGCAAGATCTTTTTTAAGCGGGGCCATAAATGCCCCGCATTCTAAATCCCTTAAGGCCTTTATATACTTTGTCACGTTATTCCTAATAATCGATCCATGTTGAGGAGCGATCATAGATATGTCCATGCCGAGGAAGACTTCCATAACAGGTCTTAAGATATCATTAGAAGGCATGTAGTGTTCATGAAACGTTTTCATTTTCTCAAGATAATCTTCTCCGGCATAAAGACTCCAGCCGTAGGAAAAGGCTCCAAAAAGATCACTGGAAAATAGGGTCTTTGAAGAATAATCGTACGTTGCTATAGCGCCTGGAAAATGAAGATACGGTGTTTGTACAAAACCCAAAACTCTCCCTGATTTTAAAGTTAGCCTGAAGTCGTGTTCGTTTACACTATAGTACTTGGACTTGATACCATAATACTTTACTATGGTTTGAGTCCGCCAATGGGTCACAACCTCAAACACTGCACCTTTCTGCTCAAACAAAGGGACACTGGCACACAGGTCTGGATCTTGGTGATGGAGTACAATGTATTTGATTTTAGCTAAGGGAACTATACTGCAAACATTTTCAAAGACATAATCAAAATCCAGGACTGAGCCGGGATCAATGAGAACCGCCTCATCTCCATCAATTAGCAGATAGGGATTGCAGTGAAGGCCGCCTTCCTGGTCACTCCCTCCAACCCAAAAGATATCTTCAGCTATTTCAACGACATTCGTATTCATTATTCAACCTTTGGCCCCTTATTTGCAAATTAAATAGTTACGTTTAAAAATTCTCCAATAAATACTTAATTCCTTCATAATTCTAAATACAAAATTTGTAAACGTCTTAAAATACGACACAGCTCCATCTAAAAACACTGTAATCAGTCAATTCAAACGCCTGATTACAGTGTTTTCGCCTTCCAAAAATGGTTCTTGACCTTGTTAGCCACAAGCTACTGGCCAATTAGCTCTATTGAGAACCATCCAACGAATTCTAACTCGGATGGAACTCACGATTATTTCGAACTCACTTAGCTTCAGGTTCTGGTGTTTCCTCCTTCTCTTTATGAGCTATTACATCACTGGTTGCGAGTGGTTTAGAATTAACCGCTTTCTTCCTTTTGTATCTGAACTCTCTCCATATCGCTAAAAGGAACACAATAAGGGCTCCTGCTAAAGCCGAGGCCAAAATCACTAAAACCAGGGGGACTTTTTCCGTAACCCAGAAAAATTGAATTATTACCGAATCAGCATTTTGCACGGCAAAAATCGCAACAAGCAAAGCAAAGACTAAAGTCAATATTAAGATGATCATATTATTAAGCCTCCCTTATTATTCGGCATTTCTCTTTATGTTCGAGTCAATCTATGATAATTCCTGCATCAAAACAAATAGAACTGCCTGAAAAGCCCTTTATGTCACATAAACTTTAACTGCCAAATTCCAGAAAAGGAAACTTGATACTAAAAACAGCGGCCTCAGCAATTATAAGCTAAAGCCGCCGATTACACTTATATTAATTCATCCAGCTACTGACACCACCGATCCTATTCATCTTCTAAATGCCCTTCTCGTAAAATTGTTTCTTGCATCCTAAAGTTGTTCATTAACGCTACATTTATCTTCGTCATGAAGCAGGCTAAGTCTCATTGCTGCATCCATAGAAACTCATTCACTTCACCCCCAATATTGATACGATTGTATATTAGGGTATTCTTGGTAAATAAAAATACTCCTTCTTTGTAATTAAAATTACTTGTAAAGAATAAAGCAATCTCGCCAACTGACTAATTTACAATATGAACGACGCCATCATACCCACCGTTTAAAAAAATAAGACCTCACATTAAGATATTATAGGACTATTGCCCATGCGCATGTTTATTTTACAGTTACCAATATCGTTTTCCAATTAAAGAAGCTTCCTTATGGGCAACAAGTTTGTTCATCACCCATAAGAAAGCTCTTTCATCCCTACACATCCATTTTGCCCATACTGCGTTATTTTTCTGTTTCCCCTTGATCAATACTCTTATCCGTTAAGACTACTCCATAATCTTGTCTGGCCTTAAGTAAGGAAATAATTCCGTCTCGAACATCCTGTCGAACCAACTCAGGATCTCGCTGATAAGGGTCTCCCCACCCGCCCCCACCTGAAGAAATAATTGTGAGAACTTCCTCACTTTGCAACGAACGCGCACCTTCTTTGCTTCTTAGATAAATAGTTTCTTCCTCTGCTGAAGTTAATTCAACCTGATTCAAACTTCCCGGTTTACCCCCGGAAGAGCCAAATGGTGGTATTTTCATTCCATCTCCAAACATGACAATAGTTGTGTTGCCACCATAAAATTTGAGGCTGTATCGAATACCTGGTCCACCGCGCCACATTCCCGAACCTGCGCTGTCCATCTCAAATTCATGACACAAGGTTAAATGGGGATATTGGATCTCATTGACCTCAATATTGGGCGCGCGAACACCTCCATAGTTGGATAGCGGAGCCATGTAAGGATAGCCGTCGCGACCTTCTAGTCCACCTCCGGAACCCAACGCACAGAAAGCAAAACCAACGTAAAATTCATGATTTCTCGGATCGATACCATAGAAAGACGGACCACAGTAACGTCCAAAACCGGCCGGCAGTTGTCCACAGGCTACAGGTTCCAAAGCTTGAAAAACAGCACTAATGATCTCACTGGCGGGAGTCAATGTACTCAAGGTCACCGGTGCGGGATCGGCGGGATTGAGAAGGCTCCCCTCAGGCAAGACTACACTTATTGCCCTAAAAGCCCCGCTATTCCGTGGAATATGAGAACCCAGTGCCCAAAGGGCCCCAATCCAAGCGGCAGATGTACTTGTCACCAAGGCAGAGTTGACGAAGCCCAGGACTTGTGAATCGGTGCCGGAAAAGTCGAGAGTCATCTTTTCCTCTAGAACCTTCACTGTAACCCTGATTTTGATCGGATTAGCTTGAAAGCCGTCGTCGTCTACCCATTCTTCGCCGGTATATTCTCCATCTGGGATTCGTTTTATAGCTTGGAGCGTGAGTTCTTCCGCATGATTTAAAAGGTATTCCACTGTTTCTTTGATTCGGTACGCAGAGTAGTGGTTCAATAATTCTCTTAGACGAGCAATTCCAATATTGTTAGCACCAATTTGCGACCACAAATCACTTTGTAGCATTTGCGGATTTCTGACATTGCGCAGGATCAACTCTTGAACCTCAGGGATTATCCGGCCCCGACTTATTAATTTGATGGGGGGTATACGTAAACCTTCCTGGTAAATCTCAGTTGCTTTAGGATTATAACTACCGGCGACAGAACCTCCGATATCTCCATGGTGAGCCCTGCTGACACAATAGAAGAGAATCTCTCCATTTTCAAATAACGGTGTAATAATTCCTATATCCGGCAGATGATTTCCACCTTGATAAGGATCATTGATGATAAAAACGTCGCCATCATGAATC is a window encoding:
- a CDS encoding glycosyltransferase, giving the protein MNYSIQLSMVVVFFLSALNLVIIGSLLYGRLHNSIAEGISLEQQRRLLKLLSGKIVDLKQKGLIINYLNLRETIELNEQTIGNVNKAVDIFKSNRNYLQKLKSRSRIKRIEAAVFLGFMGNDAARIAMEKAILREKDYPVKLYIANALTEIADPESLPVLVSSLKNSHRWYRERVNMLISDFGDAFNAYLTQISGSELIEIKELIVDFASVNFSETVKDYLLELIDCKEEAIKKLQTLYGASTEKACRNCIFYAGSEDQDKGVCKFQGAVSSSYVCQRHQVLPVSVNYKENYTKLVYKAADILARYYPKVLDHPKYLSSEDIELRNLAIQSLANIKTLGNLTKVLSLLNNEGNARSVVNSVTKIIERNPSYIHVVVKQFEKEKDSAVRLRLSEILANKIAYFIMKLGKQDGKAVGDIIKQVILLGHTSEVIDFLNKNKDLDLENELLAIIKDVIRQSDKHKNEFKRYLNERLVHKCGLIKTEEIPAKKEEQKDWKLIRSLYLILFSILVFFPTLYCLRHQDILFTAPLAEQVKLFVIDFNYYLAYYSITINLIYLTLLALSYVNVKKQLKLWRIKSLSLLFKPKMLPTISIIAPAYNEEKTIIESANSLLNLKYPDYELVIVNDGSKDNTLEVLINYFDLMRVDYVFDNKLNTKPIRGVYQNRSIPKLIVVDKDNGGKADSLNAGINISNKEYFCGIDADSLLEDDALLKLASLTLDKGVETPALGGNIFPINGCTIERGQIKDVRIPENPLARFQTIEYIRAFMAGRLGWALTNSLLIISGAFGLFRKERVISVGGYLTSSGKYAKDTVGEDMELVVRISRLMRELGQNYRICYAFNANCWTEVPEDLESLKKQRYRWHKGLIDILTFHKTMLFNPRYGRIGIVAMPYFLFFEMIGPLLEALGYLMVIAAFILGLLNAQIALLLFISTILMGVLVSVSSLLIAEKDKTYFKLRDIMLLIIYAIIENFGPRQLFSLWRVGGYLNMLKKPGGWDKPVRRGFTAKV
- a CDS encoding response regulator codes for the protein MNTNVVEIAEDIFWVGGSDQEGGLHCNPYLLIDGDEAVLIDPGSVLDFDYVFENVCSIVPLAKIKYIVLHHQDPDLCASVPLFEQKGAVFEVVTHWRTQTIVKYYGIKSKYYSVNEHDFRLTLKSGRVLGFVQTPYLHFPGAIATYDYSSKTLFSSDLFGAFSYGWSLYAGEDYLEKMKTFHEHYMPSNDILRPVMEVFLGMDISMIAPQHGSIIRNNVTKYIKALRDLECGAFMAPLKKDLAKSGGYQLICSLVFKRYAAIFNKTEVLEAINDLDISFDQETLEISDYNYTGKVLWNLLFERFLARKGLQWLIVIEPFVKRLAEEYDISIPEVFITTLKRAEEEAVNLTNENVRLKEMNDKLNNSVREAQESLIKCPVTGLYNYQFFRNYLESELKDLLTEQFYQNPALILINTDNMAKIKFSYGDKEVDEVLKNIVYIINDLKDENTVLFRLQGASFACYLPHILKETAVEFAEKVRNEIAASNKFIEKITVSIGVISLEEIRDLDTYVNDPAEALYNIALMRVRLAKNMGMNIVCQSSSVETYQEELGRILVVDNDAMSIDVLKTFLESLNYQVFTANDGEQALEIAERQSLDLIISDVMIPKIDGFLVREKLLSQSHTKNIPFILISHLKNDDSVKRAMSLNIDHYLKKPFMLSELLGLVTNRVKGAAFL
- a CDS encoding LapA family protein, which produces MIILILTLVFALLVAIFAVQNADSVIIQFFWVTEKVPLVLVILASALAGALIVFLLAIWREFRYKRKKAVNSKPLATSDVIAHKEKEETPEPEAK
- a CDS encoding hydantoinase B/oxoprolinase family protein translates to MNAKVDEVIERSVIANRLDTITKEMGCALEKSSRSPIFAEACDFACGICNGKGELVSQINGIPILAAAGTFSVQEVIKKYSGQIHDGDVFIINDPYQGGNHLPDIGIITPLFENGEILFYCVSRAHHGDIGGSVAGSYNPKATEIYQEGLRIPPIKLISRGRIIPEVQELILRNVRNPQMLQSDLWSQIGANNIGIARLRELLNHYSAYRIKETVEYLLNHAEELTLQAIKRIPDGEYTGEEWVDDDGFQANPIKIRVTVKVLEEKMTLDFSGTDSQVLGFVNSALVTSTSAAWIGALWALGSHIPRNSGAFRAISVVLPEGSLLNPADPAPVTLSTLTPASEIISAVFQALEPVACGQLPAGFGRYCGPSFYGIDPRNHEFYVGFAFCALGSGGGLEGRDGYPYMAPLSNYGGVRAPNIEVNEIQYPHLTLCHEFEMDSAGSGMWRGGPGIRYSLKFYGGNTTIVMFGDGMKIPPFGSSGGKPGSLNQVELTSAEEETIYLRSKEGARSLQSEEVLTIISSGGGGWGDPYQRDPELVRQDVRDGIISLLKARQDYGVVLTDKSIDQGETEK